In a single window of the Pseudomonas entomophila genome:
- the smc gene encoding chromosome segregation protein SMC, with amino-acid sequence MRLKCIRLAGFKSFVDPTTVNFPSNMAAVVGPNGCGKSNIIDAVRWVMGESSAKNLRGESMTDVIFNGSTSRKPVSQASIELVFDNSDNTLVGEYAAYAEISIRRKVTRDGQNTYFLNGAKCRRRDITDIFLGTGLGPRSYSIIEQGMISKLIEAKPEELRNFIEEAAGISKYKERRRETENRIRRTQENLARLTDLREELERQLERLHRQAQAAEKYREYKAQERQLKACLSALRWRDLDARVRQRETVIGDQEIAFEALVAEQRNADASIERLRDGHHELSERFNQVQGRFYSVAGDIARIEQSIQHGQQRLRQLQDDLKEAERTRLETESHLGHDRTLLATLGEELAMLEPEQELTLAAAEEAAATLEEAELGMHGWQEQWDSFNTRSAEPRRQAEVQQARLAQLESSLERLAERQRKLGEERDQLGADPQDVEMADLTEQVASSELLLEDLQLQERQVVEQLDAVREQLQQASQAQQQQQGDLQRLGGRLASLEALQQAALEPGADAADWLRGQGLAQRPRLAEGLRVEPGWELAVETVLGADLQAVLLDDFDNLDFGSLEQGELRLLLGGGDGARIPGSLLDKVEGRTDLSPWLGQVKPMENLEQALALRASLVDGQSLVSRDGYWVGRHFLRISRGGEAQDGVLARGQEIERLGQEQLEQEALLEQLDEQLQRLREQQLDYEEQREQLRRRSQDESRQHGELKARLSAGRARAEQLELRLRRLQEELAEVQEQRALEHEQLGEARLLLQESLDLMAQDTELREQLMARRDTLREGLDRVRQEARQHKDHAHQLAVRMGSLRAQHDSTRQALERLEQQAARLSERQEQLNLNLEEGEAPQEELRLKLEELLERRMNVDEEMRQARLHMDEADRELRDAERRRTQAEQQAQLLRGQLEQQRLESQGLDVRRNTLQEQLLSDGYDLQGVLATLDAEASEQGTEQELEQVEARIQRLGAINLAAIEEYEQQSERKRYLDAQDADLVEALETLENVIRKIDKETRNRFKDTFDQINAGLQALFPKVFGGGSAYLELTGEDLLDTGVTIMARPPGKKNSTIHLLSGGEKALTALALVFAIFKLNPAPFCMLDEVDAPLDDANVGRYARLVKEMSESVQFIYITHNKIAMEMADQLMGVTMHEPGCSRLVAVDVEEAMAMVDA; translated from the coding sequence ATGCGCCTGAAGTGCATTCGCCTGGCTGGGTTCAAGTCGTTCGTCGATCCGACCACGGTCAACTTCCCCAGCAACATGGCGGCCGTGGTCGGCCCCAACGGTTGCGGCAAATCCAACATCATCGACGCGGTGCGCTGGGTGATGGGCGAGAGTTCGGCGAAGAACCTGCGTGGCGAATCGATGACCGACGTCATCTTCAATGGCTCCACCAGCCGCAAGCCGGTCAGCCAGGCCAGCATCGAGCTGGTGTTCGACAACAGCGACAACACGCTGGTGGGCGAGTACGCCGCCTACGCCGAGATTTCCATTCGCCGCAAGGTCACCCGCGACGGGCAGAACACCTACTTCCTCAACGGCGCCAAATGCCGGCGCCGTGATATCACCGACATCTTCCTCGGCACCGGCCTGGGGCCGCGCAGCTATTCGATCATCGAGCAGGGCATGATCAGCAAGCTGATCGAGGCCAAGCCCGAAGAGCTGCGCAACTTCATCGAGGAGGCGGCAGGTATCTCCAAGTACAAGGAGCGCCGCCGCGAGACCGAGAACCGCATTCGCCGTACACAAGAGAACCTCGCGCGCCTGACCGACCTGCGCGAGGAGCTTGAGCGCCAGCTCGAGCGCCTGCACCGCCAGGCCCAGGCCGCCGAAAAATACCGCGAGTACAAGGCCCAGGAGCGTCAGCTCAAGGCGTGCCTGTCCGCCCTGCGCTGGCGTGACCTGGATGCGCGCGTGCGCCAGCGCGAGACGGTCATCGGCGACCAGGAGATCGCCTTCGAGGCGCTGGTGGCCGAGCAGCGCAACGCCGATGCCAGCATCGAGCGCCTGCGCGACGGCCACCATGAGCTGTCCGAACGGTTCAACCAGGTGCAGGGGCGCTTCTATTCGGTGGCCGGTGATATCGCCCGGATCGAGCAGAGTATCCAGCATGGGCAGCAACGCTTGCGCCAGTTGCAGGACGACTTGAAGGAAGCCGAACGCACCCGCCTGGAAACCGAGTCTCACCTGGGCCATGACCGCACGCTGCTGGCCACGCTCGGCGAAGAGCTGGCGATGCTCGAGCCGGAGCAGGAACTCACGCTGGCCGCGGCTGAAGAGGCCGCCGCGACGCTCGAGGAAGCCGAGCTGGGCATGCACGGCTGGCAGGAGCAGTGGGACAGTTTCAACACCCGCTCCGCCGAGCCGCGCCGCCAGGCGGAAGTGCAGCAGGCGCGCCTGGCGCAGCTCGAATCCAGCCTGGAGCGCCTGGCCGAGCGCCAGCGAAAGCTGGGCGAGGAACGCGACCAGTTGGGCGCCGACCCGCAGGATGTCGAGATGGCCGACCTCACCGAACAGGTGGCCAGCAGTGAGCTGCTGCTCGAAGACCTGCAGCTTCAAGAGCGCCAGGTGGTCGAGCAGCTCGACGCGGTTCGCGAGCAGTTGCAGCAGGCCAGCCAGGCCCAGCAACAGCAGCAGGGCGATCTGCAACGCCTGGGTGGTCGTCTGGCTTCGTTGGAAGCCTTGCAACAGGCCGCGCTGGAACCTGGCGCCGATGCCGCCGACTGGCTGCGCGGGCAAGGGCTGGCACAGCGCCCTCGGTTGGCGGAAGGCCTGCGGGTCGAGCCAGGCTGGGAGCTGGCGGTGGAAACGGTGCTGGGCGCCGACCTGCAGGCCGTGTTGCTCGACGATTTCGACAACCTCGACTTCGGCTCCCTGGAACAGGGTGAACTGCGCCTGCTGCTGGGCGGGGGCGATGGCGCGCGGATCCCGGGCAGCCTGCTCGACAAGGTCGAGGGGCGCACCGACCTGTCGCCCTGGCTCGGCCAGGTCAAACCGATGGAAAACCTTGAACAGGCGTTGGCCTTGCGGGCCTCGCTTGTCGATGGCCAGAGCCTGGTCAGCCGCGATGGCTATTGGGTTGGGCGCCATTTCCTGCGTATCAGCCGAGGGGGGGAGGCCCAGGACGGCGTGCTTGCCCGTGGCCAGGAAATCGAACGCCTTGGCCAGGAACAGCTGGAGCAGGAGGCGCTCCTCGAACAGCTGGACGAGCAGTTGCAGCGCCTGCGTGAGCAGCAACTCGACTATGAAGAACAGCGCGAGCAATTGCGCCGACGCAGTCAGGACGAAAGCCGCCAGCATGGCGAGCTCAAGGCCCGGCTGTCGGCCGGTCGTGCCCGTGCCGAACAGCTCGAGTTGCGTCTGCGCAGGTTGCAGGAAGAGCTGGCCGAGGTGCAGGAACAACGCGCCCTGGAGCATGAGCAGTTGGGGGAGGCGCGGCTGCTGTTGCAAGAATCCCTGGACCTGATGGCCCAGGACACCGAGCTGCGCGAGCAGTTGATGGCGCGTCGCGACACCCTGCGCGAGGGCCTCGACCGCGTTCGCCAGGAAGCTCGCCAGCACAAGGACCATGCCCACCAACTGGCCGTACGCATGGGTTCCCTGCGTGCCCAGCATGATTCCACTCGCCAGGCGCTGGAGCGCCTGGAGCAACAGGCCGCGCGCCTGAGCGAGCGCCAGGAGCAACTGAACCTGAACCTGGAGGAAGGGGAGGCGCCGCAGGAAGAGTTGCGCCTGAAGCTCGAGGAGCTGCTCGAGCGGCGCATGAACGTCGACGAGGAAATGCGCCAGGCCCGCCTGCACATGGACGAGGCCGACCGCGAGCTGCGCGATGCCGAGCGGCGCCGCACCCAGGCCGAACAGCAGGCCCAGCTGCTGCGCGGCCAATTGGAGCAGCAGCGCCTGGAGTCGCAAGGGCTGGACGTGCGCCGCAACACCTTGCAGGAACAACTGCTGAGCGACGGCTACGATCTTCAGGGCGTGCTCGCGACGCTTGACGCAGAGGCCAGCGAGCAGGGCACCGAACAGGAACTCGAGCAGGTCGAGGCGCGCATCCAACGCCTTGGGGCGATCAACCTGGCGGCCATCGAAGAGTACGAGCAACAGTCCGAACGCAAGCGTTATCTCGATGCCCAGGACGCCGACCTGGTCGAGGCGCTGGAGACCCTGGAAAACGTCATCCGCAAGATCGACAAGGAAACCCGCAACCGCTTCAAGGATACCTTTGATCAGATAAATGCCGGATTGCAGGCACTTTTCCCAAAAGTTTTCGGTGGCGGCAGCGCTTATCTGGAACTGACGGGCGAAGATCTACTCGATACAGGGGTGACGATCATGGCGCGCCCGCCGGGCAAGAAGAACAGCACCATCCATCTGCTGTCCGGTGGCGAGAAGGCGTTGACCGCCCTTGCGCTGGTGTTCGCCATCTTCAAGTTGAACCCGGCACCGTTCTGCATGCTCGACGAGGTCGACGCGCCGCTGGACGATGCCAACGTGGGGCGCTACGCGCGCCTGGTAAAGGAAATGAGCGAAAGCGTGCAGTTCATCTATATCACCCATAACAAGATCGCCATGGAAATGGCCGATCAATTGATGGGGGTGACCATGCACGAGCCGGGCTGTTCACGCCTGGTCGCCGTCGATGTGGAGGAGGCGATGGCCATGGTCGACGCCTGA
- the zipA gene encoding cell division protein ZipA codes for MEIGLREWLILIGIIVIAGILFDGWRRMRGGKGKLKFRLDRSYANAPDDEGGAEVLGPARVLETHKEPELDESDLPSVSAPAREREREPKPAKASKRGKRNQGEPQQGDLNLAAEAREPDLFADDKDDFAAGNSRHGAAATSTPVKELPPAEEVLVISVISRDEGGFKGPALLQNILESGLRFGEMDIFHRHESMAGHGEVLFSMANAVKPGVFDLDDIDHFSTRAVSFFLGLPGPRHPKQAFDVMVAAARKLAHELDGELKDDQRSVLTAQTIEHYRQRIVEFERRALTQKR; via the coding sequence ATGGAAATCGGTCTGCGCGAGTGGCTGATCCTCATCGGCATCATTGTCATCGCCGGTATTCTTTTCGACGGCTGGCGGCGCATGCGCGGCGGCAAGGGCAAGCTGAAGTTCCGCCTGGATCGTAGCTATGCAAACGCGCCGGACGACGAGGGCGGCGCCGAGGTGCTCGGCCCTGCACGCGTGCTGGAAACACACAAAGAGCCCGAGCTGGACGAGTCCGACCTTCCCTCGGTCAGCGCACCTGCGCGTGAGCGTGAGCGCGAACCCAAGCCGGCCAAAGCCTCCAAGCGTGGCAAGCGCAACCAGGGCGAGCCGCAGCAGGGTGACCTGAACCTGGCCGCCGAAGCCCGTGAGCCGGACCTGTTCGCCGACGACAAGGACGACTTTGCCGCCGGCAACAGCCGCCATGGTGCTGCTGCAACCAGCACACCGGTCAAGGAGCTGCCACCGGCCGAGGAAGTGCTGGTGATCAGCGTCATCTCCCGTGACGAAGGGGGCTTCAAGGGCCCGGCGCTGCTGCAGAACATCCTGGAAAGCGGCCTGCGCTTCGGTGAAATGGACATCTTCCACCGCCACGAAAGCATGGCCGGCCACGGCGAAGTGCTGTTCTCCATGGCCAATGCGGTCAAGCCGGGCGTGTTCGACCTGGACGACATCGACCACTTCAGCACCCGTGCGGTGAGTTTCTTCCTGGGCTTGCCCGGCCCACGTCACCCGAAGCAGGCCTTCGACGTGATGGTCGCCGCCGCCCGCAAGCTCGCCCACGAGCTCGATGGCGAGCTCAAGGACGACCAGCGCAGCGTGCTGACTGCCCAGACCATCGAGCACTATCGCCAGCGTATCGTCGAGTTCGAGCGCCGCGCGCTCACGCAGAAACGCTGA
- the ligA gene encoding NAD-dependent DNA ligase LigA gives MNAESRIHALRAELDQHNYRYYVLDEPSVPDAEYDRLFNELKALEAEHPHLVTADSPTQRVGGAALAAFSQVRHEVPMLSLGNAFEEDDLRDFDRRVVEGLDLPGGDLFAARAAVDYSCEPKLDGLAVSLLYRDGLLVQGATRGDGTTGEDISANVRTVRNIPLKLQGEGWPAVLEVRGEVYMSKAGFDRLNAAQAEAGGKTFANPRNAAAGSLRQLDSKITASRPLEFCSYGVGQVSEPFGDSHIGILEKLKTWGLPISRELRHAAGIEECLAYYRDIGARRNDLPYEIDGVVFKVNSLASQRELGFRAREPRWAIAHKFPAMEELTEVLDVEFQVGRTGAVTPVARLKPVKVAGVTVSNATLHNMDEVARLGLRVGDTVIIRRAGDVIPQVMQVVLERRPENARPVAVPTACPVCGSQVERTQLVKRSKGKETTSEGAVYRCVGRLSCAAQLKQAIIHYVSRRAMDIDGLGEKSVEQLVDEGLIRSPADLYTLTFEQVVALEGFAEVSSRKLLEAIEASKRPSLARFIYALGIPDVGEETAKVLARSLGSLARVQVALPQVLTYLPDIGLEVAYEIHNFFEDGHNRDVIAQLLARGMQLQEEGELGAEFAASTTLAGMLAKLDIPSVGPTGAEKLVDKLGTLDKIIAADGIDLRQALNTKQAEGVREFFKDEANQRLARAIEAQLLDFGMHWSCEKKSAEGLPLAGQTWVLTGTLERMSRDVAKEKLESLGAKVAGSVSGKTHCVVAGPGAGSKLTKANELGVKVLDEEQFVAFMAEQGITL, from the coding sequence ATGAACGCCGAATCCCGAATCCATGCATTGCGCGCTGAACTCGACCAGCACAACTATCGCTACTACGTGCTCGACGAACCCAGCGTGCCCGACGCCGAGTATGATCGCCTGTTCAACGAGCTCAAGGCCCTGGAAGCCGAGCATCCGCACCTGGTGACCGCCGATTCGCCGACCCAGCGGGTCGGTGGCGCGGCGCTGGCGGCGTTCAGCCAGGTGCGCCACGAAGTGCCGATGCTCAGCCTGGGCAACGCCTTCGAGGAGGATGACCTGCGCGATTTCGACCGTCGCGTGGTCGAGGGCCTGGACCTGCCGGGCGGCGACCTGTTCGCCGCCCGGGCCGCCGTGGACTACAGCTGCGAACCCAAGCTCGATGGCCTGGCGGTCAGCCTGCTGTACCGCGATGGCCTGCTGGTCCAGGGCGCCACGCGGGGTGATGGCACCACCGGCGAGGACATCAGCGCCAACGTGCGCACCGTGCGCAACATCCCACTCAAGCTGCAGGGCGAGGGGTGGCCGGCGGTGCTGGAAGTGCGGGGTGAGGTGTACATGAGCAAGGCCGGTTTCGACCGGCTCAACGCGGCCCAGGCCGAAGCCGGTGGCAAGACCTTCGCCAACCCGCGCAATGCCGCGGCGGGCAGCCTGCGCCAACTGGACTCCAAGATCACTGCCAGCCGTCCGCTGGAGTTCTGCAGCTATGGCGTAGGCCAGGTATCCGAGCCGTTCGGTGATAGCCATATCGGCATCCTTGAAAAGCTCAAGACCTGGGGCCTGCCGATCAGCCGCGAGCTCAGGCACGCTGCCGGTATCGAAGAATGCCTGGCTTACTACCGTGATATCGGGGCGCGCCGTAACGACCTGCCCTATGAGATCGATGGCGTGGTGTTCAAGGTCAACAGCCTGGCGTCGCAGCGTGAGCTGGGTTTCCGCGCCCGCGAGCCACGTTGGGCGATCGCCCACAAGTTTCCGGCCATGGAAGAGCTCACCGAAGTGCTCGACGTCGAGTTCCAGGTCGGGCGCACCGGCGCGGTCACGCCCGTGGCGCGCTTGAAGCCGGTCAAGGTGGCCGGTGTGACGGTCTCCAACGCCACCCTGCACAACATGGACGAGGTTGCGCGCCTTGGCTTGCGCGTCGGTGATACGGTGATCATCCGCCGTGCCGGCGATGTGATCCCGCAGGTGATGCAGGTGGTGCTCGAGCGCCGCCCGGAGAACGCCCGGCCGGTGGCGGTGCCCACGGCATGCCCGGTGTGCGGCTCGCAGGTCGAGCGCACCCAGCTGGTCAAACGCAGCAAGGGCAAGGAAACCACCAGCGAGGGCGCGGTGTACCGTTGCGTCGGGCGCCTGAGCTGCGCCGCCCAGCTCAAGCAGGCGATCATCCACTATGTGTCGCGTCGCGCCATGGATATCGACGGGCTGGGCGAGAAGAGCGTCGAGCAACTGGTCGATGAAGGCCTGATCCGCTCGCCGGCCGACCTCTACACGCTCACGTTCGAGCAGGTGGTCGCGCTCGAAGGTTTCGCCGAGGTGTCCAGCCGCAAGCTGCTGGAGGCCATCGAGGCCAGCAAACGCCCGAGCCTGGCTCGCTTCATCTATGCCTTGGGCATCCCCGATGTGGGCGAGGAGACCGCCAAGGTGCTGGCGCGCTCGCTGGGCAGTCTGGCGCGGGTACAGGTGGCGCTGCCGCAGGTGCTCACCTACTTGCCGGACATCGGCCTGGAGGTCGCCTACGAGATCCACAACTTCTTCGAGGATGGGCACAACCGCGACGTCATCGCGCAGCTGCTGGCCAGAGGCATGCAGTTGCAGGAGGAGGGCGAACTGGGGGCCGAGTTCGCTGCCAGTACCACGCTCGCTGGCATGCTGGCCAAGCTCGACATTCCTTCGGTCGGCCCGACTGGCGCGGAAAAGCTGGTGGACAAGTTGGGCACCCTGGACAAGATTATCGCCGCCGATGGCATCGATCTGCGCCAGGCCTTGAACACCAAGCAGGCCGAAGGCGTGCGCGAGTTCTTCAAGGACGAGGCCAACCAGCGCCTGGCCCGTGCCATCGAGGCCCAATTGCTGGACTTCGGCATGCACTGGTCCTGCGAGAAGAAATCCGCGGAGGGCCTGCCCCTGGCCGGCCAGACCTGGGTGCTGACCGGAACTTTGGAACGCATGAGCCGTGACGTCGCCAAGGAGAAGCTGGAAAGCCTGGGCGCCAAGGTGGCCGGGTCGGTGTCCGGCAAGACCCACTGCGTGGTCGCCGGGCCGGGCGCCGGTTCCAAGCTGACCAAGGCCAATGAGCTGGGGGTCAAGGTGCTGGATGAAGAGCAGTTCGTGGCCTTCATGGCCGAGCAGGGCATCACCCTCTGA
- a CDS encoding helix-turn-helix domain-containing protein, producing MDIADVARRTGVPASTLRYYANEGLLRSLSIRGQRRQFPADTPERLALIALGQAAGFSLDEVAAMLVAQQVDRQMLLAKADEIDRRVKRLQAMSKGLRHAAACPQENHLQCPTFQRLIQVSATQGKRRKHLKGPALPANTDKAGAMDH from the coding sequence ATGGACATCGCCGATGTCGCCAGGCGCACGGGAGTACCGGCGTCCACACTGCGCTACTACGCCAACGAGGGCTTGCTCAGGTCATTGTCCATACGCGGCCAGCGGCGGCAGTTTCCCGCCGACACGCCCGAGCGCCTGGCTTTGATCGCCCTGGGCCAGGCAGCCGGATTTTCGCTGGACGAAGTGGCGGCGATGCTGGTGGCGCAACAGGTCGACCGGCAGATGCTGCTGGCCAAAGCTGACGAGATCGACCGACGCGTGAAGCGCCTGCAGGCAATGAGCAAAGGGTTGCGCCATGCGGCGGCATGCCCGCAAGAGAACCACCTGCAGTGCCCGACATTCCAGCGCTTGATACAGGTGTCCGCCACCCAGGGCAAACGACGCAAACACCTGAAGGGGCCGGCCTTGCCGGCGAACACCGACAAGGCCGGTGCCATGGATCATTGA
- a CDS encoding DUF2938 domain-containing protein — MISIPLSLSILSIGVGATLVMDLWTFVLRRLGVTTLNYAMIGRWAGHLLEGRWRHSAISQAAPVDGELIGGWLIHYATGLLFAGLLVGVVGQGWLLDPTPWPALLFGGVSVLVPLCVVQPALGAGYFAANTPAPLKSCLRSLATHGVFGLGLYLAALGVAWVTG, encoded by the coding sequence ATGATATCTATCCCGCTGAGTCTCTCCATCCTGTCGATAGGTGTCGGCGCCACGCTGGTCATGGACCTGTGGACGTTCGTGCTCCGTCGCCTGGGTGTCACCACCCTGAACTACGCCATGATTGGGCGTTGGGCCGGGCATCTGCTCGAGGGCCGCTGGCGGCACTCGGCAATCAGCCAGGCAGCCCCGGTCGATGGTGAGTTGATAGGGGGTTGGCTGATCCACTATGCCACCGGCTTGTTGTTCGCCGGGCTTTTGGTTGGGGTGGTCGGGCAGGGTTGGCTGCTCGACCCGACACCCTGGCCCGCGTTGCTTTTTGGGGGTGTGTCGGTGCTGGTGCCGCTGTGCGTGGTCCAGCCTGCATTGGGGGCGGGCTACTTCGCCGCGAACACGCCTGCGCCGCTGAAGAGCTGCCTGCGCAGCCTGGCCACCCATGGTGTGTTTGGTCTTGGTCTGTACCTGGCTGCGCTCGGTGTGGCCTGGGTGACAGGCTAG
- a CDS encoding substrate-binding periplasmic protein, with product MRRVLALLLLWTTQSLAEQPVLRFSIAESWSMPLMRTEQEQPVEGILFDLIQALAREVGVRPQYHVMARLRLQEAMQNGDIDVRCYVSPQWLSDRPGDYLWSVPLIEQRDLLVGHAGDSGPSRPEDLAPQAIGTVLGYTYPTLEPLFSSGRLQREDSRNQLLALQKLQAGRYRHTVSNQLSLQWFNRQLPAAQRLRGLAVLQEQALGCLVRNDPALPTQALLRALVRLKQSGEIERIIERYTHERLQRNQAEADGT from the coding sequence GTGCGCCGAGTCCTGGCCTTGCTGTTGTTGTGGACCACCCAGAGCCTGGCCGAGCAGCCAGTGCTGCGCTTCTCCATCGCCGAAAGCTGGAGCATGCCGTTGATGCGCACCGAGCAAGAGCAACCGGTGGAGGGCATCCTGTTCGACCTGATCCAGGCCCTCGCCCGCGAGGTAGGCGTGCGCCCGCAGTACCATGTGATGGCCCGCCTGCGCCTGCAAGAGGCCATGCAAAACGGCGATATCGACGTGCGCTGCTACGTCTCCCCTCAGTGGCTGAGCGACCGCCCTGGCGACTATCTGTGGAGCGTCCCGCTGATCGAACAGCGCGACCTGCTGGTCGGCCATGCCGGCGACAGTGGCCCGTCCCGCCCGGAAGACCTGGCCCCCCAAGCCATCGGCACCGTGCTGGGCTACACCTACCCCACCCTCGAACCGCTGTTCAGCAGCGGCCGCCTGCAACGCGAGGACAGCCGCAACCAGCTGCTGGCCCTGCAGAAGCTCCAGGCCGGGCGCTATCGCCATACTGTGAGCAACCAGCTGTCACTGCAGTGGTTCAATCGCCAGCTGCCGGCGGCGCAACGGCTGCGCGGCCTGGCCGTGCTGCAGGAGCAGGCGCTGGGCTGCTTGGTACGCAACGACCCGGCACTACCGACCCAGGCGCTGCTGAGGGCCCTGGTGCGGCTGAAGCAGTCCGGGGAGATCGAGCGGATCATCGAGCGCTATACCCATGAGCGCCTACAACGAAACCAGGCCGAGGCCGACGGAACCTAG
- the dnaX gene encoding DNA polymerase III subunit gamma/tau gives MSYQVLARKWRPRSFREMVGQTHVLKALINALDNQRLHHAYLFTGTRGVGKTTIARIIAKCLNCETGITSTPCGTCSVCREIDEGRFVDLIEIDAASRTKVEDTRELLDNVQYAPSRGRFKVYLIDEVHMLSTHSFNALLKTLEEPPPYVKFILATTDPQKLPATILSRCLQFSLKNMSPERVVEHLSHVLGAENVPFEDDALWLLGRAADGSMRDAMSLTDQAIAFGEGKVLAADVRAMLGTLDHGQVYGVLQALLEGDARALLEAVRTLAEQGPDWNGVLSEMLNVLHRVAIAQALPEAVDNGQGDRDRVLALAQALPAEDVQFYYQMGLIGRRDLPLAPDPRGGFEMVLLRMLAFRPADNDDAPKPVLKPVGISQATADPAQPVAVAAVAVERPVTEPAVQVAEQAPAPAERPPEPVAEPVVQAAPVVAPEPVPEPEPEPQPAEEVLDLPWEEPSAPATPVVEPQPEAARTPVAKPVSGPPEYDEPPFDPSAYGAAGMERDDELPADDDYYVTDSDPASFSYLDELAEHVQEEQPVKAPEPLPASKPATGLALQWLELFPQLPVSGMTGNIAANCTLIAADGDDWLLHLDPGQGALFNSTQQRRLNEALNQQLGREIRLKIELIRPEQETPAQAAARKRSERQHEAVVSIEQDPLIQQMIQQFGATVRQDTIEPVDALASPGQ, from the coding sequence ATGAGTTATCAGGTTCTTGCACGTAAATGGCGTCCGCGCTCGTTCCGCGAAATGGTCGGCCAGACCCATGTGCTCAAGGCTTTGATCAACGCCCTGGACAACCAGCGCCTGCACCACGCCTACCTGTTCACCGGCACCCGCGGGGTGGGCAAGACCACCATCGCGCGGATCATCGCCAAGTGCCTGAACTGCGAGACCGGCATCACCTCCACACCTTGCGGCACCTGCTCGGTATGCCGGGAGATCGACGAGGGGCGTTTCGTCGACCTGATCGAGATCGACGCTGCCAGCCGCACCAAGGTCGAGGACACCCGCGAACTGCTCGACAACGTGCAATACGCGCCCAGCCGCGGGCGCTTCAAGGTCTACCTGATCGACGAAGTGCACATGCTCTCGACGCACTCGTTCAACGCCTTGCTCAAGACGCTGGAAGAGCCGCCGCCCTACGTCAAGTTCATCCTGGCCACCACCGACCCGCAGAAACTGCCAGCGACCATCCTGTCGCGCTGCCTGCAGTTCTCGCTGAAGAACATGAGCCCGGAGCGGGTGGTCGAGCACCTCAGTCACGTGCTGGGCGCCGAAAATGTGCCGTTCGAGGACGATGCCCTGTGGTTGCTCGGGCGTGCCGCCGATGGCTCCATGCGCGATGCCATGAGCCTGACCGACCAGGCCATCGCCTTCGGCGAAGGCAAGGTGCTGGCTGCCGATGTGCGGGCGATGCTTGGCACCCTTGATCACGGCCAGGTCTATGGCGTGCTGCAGGCGCTACTGGAGGGCGATGCCCGGGCGCTCCTGGAGGCGGTACGCACGCTTGCCGAGCAAGGGCCGGACTGGAACGGCGTGCTTTCGGAAATGCTCAACGTGCTGCACCGCGTGGCCATCGCCCAGGCGTTGCCCGAAGCCGTCGATAACGGCCAGGGCGACCGTGATCGTGTGCTGGCCCTGGCCCAGGCGCTGCCGGCTGAAGACGTGCAGTTCTATTACCAGATGGGGCTGATCGGCCGTCGCGACCTGCCGTTGGCGCCAGACCCACGTGGCGGCTTCGAGATGGTGCTGCTGCGCATGCTGGCGTTCCGCCCGGCCGACAACGACGATGCGCCGAAACCGGTACTAAAGCCGGTGGGGATCAGCCAGGCCACAGCTGATCCGGCCCAACCGGTGGCAGTGGCGGCGGTTGCCGTCGAGAGGCCCGTTACCGAACCCGCCGTTCAAGTCGCCGAGCAAGCGCCTGCACCTGCCGAGCGCCCGCCTGAACCGGTCGCCGAACCTGTAGTGCAAGCCGCCCCGGTGGTGGCGCCCGAGCCAGTGCCTGAGCCTGAGCCTGAGCCACAGCCGGCCGAGGAGGTGCTCGACCTGCCGTGGGAGGAGCCTTCCGCGCCTGCTACGCCGGTCGTCGAGCCGCAGCCGGAAGCCGCCCGGACGCCGGTGGCCAAGCCTGTCTCCGGCCCACCTGAGTATGACGAACCGCCGTTCGATCCGTCCGCTTACGGCGCGGCCGGGATGGAGCGTGACGATGAGTTGCCAGCCGACGATGACTACTATGTCACGGACAGCGACCCCGCCAGCTTCAGCTATCTCGACGAGTTGGCGGAGCATGTGCAGGAAGAACAGCCGGTCAAAGCCCCGGAACCCCTGCCTGCATCCAAGCCGGCCACTGGCCTGGCCCTGCAATGGCTGGAATTATTCCCACAGTTGCCTGTCTCTGGTATGACAGGCAACATCGCCGCGAACTGTACGCTGATCGCTGCCGACGGTGACGATTGGCTGCTGCACCTGGACCCAGGGCAAGGCGCGCTGTTCAACAGCACGCAACAGCGCCGCCTCAACGAGGCGCTCAACCAGCAGCTCGGGCGTGAGATACGCCTGAAGATCGAGCTGATCCGCCCGGAGCAGGAAACGCCAGCCCAGGCCGCCGCGCGCAAGCGCTCGGAGCGCCAGCACGAGGCCGTGGTGTCGATCGAGCAGGACCCGCTCATCCAGCAGATGATCCAGCAGTTCGGCGCGACGGTGAGGCAGGATACTATTGAGCCTGTGGACGCCCTGGCAAGCCCGGGGCAGTGA
- a CDS encoding YbaB/EbfC family nucleoid-associated protein gives MMKGGMAGLMKQAQQMQEKMQKMQEELANAEVTGQSGGGLVSVVMTGRHDVKRVSIDQSLMSTDADDKEVLEDLIAAALNDAVRKIEQNSQDKMGSMTAGMQLPPGFKMPF, from the coding sequence ATGATGAAAGGTGGCATGGCCGGCCTGATGAAGCAGGCCCAGCAGATGCAGGAAAAGATGCAGAAGATGCAGGAAGAGCTGGCCAACGCCGAAGTCACCGGCCAGTCCGGTGGCGGCCTGGTAAGCGTGGTGATGACCGGTCGCCATGACGTCAAGCGCGTCAGCATCGATCAAAGCCTGATGTCGACCGACGCCGACGACAAGGAAGTGCTCGAGGATCTGATCGCCGCCGCACTCAACGACGCGGTGCGCAAGATCGAGCAGAACAGCCAGGACAAGATGGGCAGCATGACCGCTGGTATGCAGCTGCCGCCTGGTTTCAAAATGCCGTTCTAA